The Plasmodium vivax chromosome 13, whole genome shotgun sequence nucleotide sequence ATGCATCTCtgtatacgtatgcatatgtacatttcgAATGCGTGTATTATGTAAAAGGCACGGCGGATTCTTTTAAAAGCGATGAGGAAGGTCACCCATGGATCTTCATTCGTTTGGCGCCAAGTGGTGCGCGTGGGCAGGTACGTAGCAGGAGGGGGCAATCAAATGGGTTATTATGCATCTCTATGCATGTATGCACTCCCATGTGGGAACATCGCTCGCACCAACTTCTCTCATTTTTCCGTTCGCCGCTTCCTACgctggaggaaaaaattcccaGTTGATGTGGGCCGCCCTCTCGTGATCAAGTCACTTTTGGAAGTTCCGTTTGTCTTTGAAAAAGGCACCCCTTTGGTGGAAATAgaccttttttctttttgccaCTAGGCCACATACGCCGCCTCGTTCGCGGCCACGTGTTTTCCACCACGTCAGCAGCTGCGCTCAGGCCACATGTCCTCTGAGCCACGCGAGGGGTTTCCTTCCTCGAAAGTTTTCCCCACCAAAAGGTTTCAGTTTTTCTTCGCTAAGCGGCACAGCGGCACTACTGCACATGCGGATGCCCAACTTGTGTAGGGTGAAAAGGCTCGGCGAAAGGGAAGGGGGCCACCTGTGTGCAATTCCttccgcaaaaaaaagagctaaTTGGTAGAAGTGGCACTGCAGGTGTAGGCAGGGATATTCCCTTTCTCTGTTCAGCACAGCTGGGTGACCCCATGAGAAGTTCGCCTTTTTCTTACAAGTGGTGCCTTCCTCCTTATGGGGAGCGCATTCCATGGGTACCCTTGTGAAGGGCACGCAAGCGGCGGATAGGGGCCCAGTAAAACATACACACATAGTACAGACGTAGGGGTACACCTCCATACGTGTAGCCAAATACAAAGTGGAGAGGGTGCCAAGTGAAAACCGCTCTGCAGCAACGTCCAAATATGTTCAGCGCATTTAATTGACTAGCTGTTACGCAGCTGTTTTGTTCCGCCACACCCCCAATAGGTGAAGCGCACATTTTGGCTGTTCTCCtctcggaaaaaaaaaaaatttacttatCACCACGTTCTTCCCAAATGAACGGAGGTGTAGAGGCTGTCCATCTGACACCCCCACCCGAGTTGTACACCACGTTTGCAAAAGGtggcgaatttttttttttttttattccaccACCTTTATCATTGACGTTGCAAAGTTGAATAAGCAGAGGTGGGTATCTCCCCACTTTGgtgcttttttaaatgccGCCTTGCACATTCGCTCAATTCTATGTGAAATAGATGTTGGTCAGTTAGGAGGGGCAGACGGGCCATAAGGAAAGAGCCCCACTTGAGTGGAACACCCCTCAGCCACTTCTCCACAGAATTACCATCATGTTGAGGTTTAATCCGTCGCGCGGTTGTCCCTAATTTGGAAGGTGCAGGTGTTCTTATGCTTGGCTCTAACAAGGGGGCACACGCAGAAGTGATgcagcggtggagcggcgcAGGTTGGCCCACTTACCAATTGCGAAGCAGCCACTGGGGGGAGAGCCGAAATGGAGTACACCCCCCGCCAATTTGCCGAATGGAGAAGATTAACTTTTTGGTGCGCTTGCGTTTCGTTAGGCTGCCTCGTAGTGGCGCCCCGTCTTGACAATTTTGCCTGactgttcaggcgaaaagGAAGGCCCTCTTTAAAAGTGTTCACAGGGTGTTTACATGTATGTTAACAGATTGTGCTGTTATGTGAGGAATCCTCCCCCCATTAGAGGTGctccaaatatttttcacaaCCCGTGgggtgaaaagaaaaaaattagatcGCTTAGCATACGCATagagcagcggggggagggccCACATGAATGGACTCTCCCCCCATGGTGCAGTTAAGGCatagagggaaaaaaaaatccacgctggggagggggaagcccGCGTGGTGGATTACATGCATAGAGGGGTAAAGCATAAAgttataagttttttttttttttttttttttttcacattttggcAAATTCATCCTGAAAAGGGCACAAACGGAGAGTCCCAACGAAGGCGTTGTTTTTTCCGTTCGCGCGAAGGGGAGATGCTTCCCGGTTAGCTGCCCCTGGTGAGGTAATCCCCAAGTAGTACGGGCAGGGGGGAACATCGCACCTAAACATTTCATAGCAAAATTAACCAACCAGAGGGAGGAACCCCCTTAAGGCTGTTACACACAGGGGGTGTATACACGTAGAAAGGCCCCGTAGTAGCCACCATAACATTTTCACCACAGAGTATTcttttgagaaaaaatggagagggggaaaaacccaATGGAGGCAGAACTCAACAGAGCGCCGCAAGAAGTCAGTTTGAGCGCATTTAGCCTTCTGTTTAGCGAAATTGTGCAATACTGCCTATGGAAGAGCAAGCGGGGGTACCGAATCGAGGATTCCCTACATGAAATGGGATTACGAGTTGGTTACAAGCTAAACGAATACCTACCATATAAGAATAAAACGAAGAGGTGTGTAAACATCATCAGCATCTTGACCTTCCTCTCAAAGCATTTGTGGAAATATCTTTTCCAGCACTCTTCAGATTTGCTCAAATCGCAGGATAGCATTTACGAGTATATGCTCTGCGACAAGAACATTTTACTTAACAGGTTTATTAGCGTGCCCAAGGACTACGGAAATATAAACTGCGCCTCCTTCGCTGCTGGCATCGTCGAGGGGATGCTCTGCAGCGCGGAGTTCCAGGCAGAGGTGACCGCGCACACGGTGTATGAGGATGAGAAAAATTTCAACAccaccatttttataaagttcTACCCGGAGGTTGTGAACCGGGAGAGGGGAGAGAAGTAAAGAAAAgaagtaaagaaaaaaagaaaaaaaagaaaaaaaagaaaaaaaagaaaatttaatttgctAAGAGGATGGCATATCTCCTCCACTTCGCTAcatttgctttgctttttttgttttttttttgatgaaatTTCCAAATGGGCTCCTGCACAGGAGTACCCACCCGTGGGGAATAACATACGAGTCGGTCACTCACCCTGCGTGGTTAAACTTTCTTGGGATTCGTATCCCCCATGTGTGTGGTATGTATGTGCTATGTGTATGGAGATTCACCCGTGGGGAAATTAATCGGCAGCGAGCGAGGGGGTGAAGGCCCTGTGGGGGGGCGTCTACAAGGGGCGCTTCCAAAGTTTTACACCcctggaaagaaaaaaaaaaaaaaaaaaaaaaaacatacctATGAATATGCTTATGAACATACGCAAAACATACGTGGGAACATACGTGGGAAATACTTCCCCGCGTACATGCATGCCCGGTGCAGCCGCGGCGACCGGCCGTGCGAATTCGTTTCCCCCACCTGTGGTGAAAAATGGGAGATCACACCCCCCGGGGCCCCTTCCACTTCGCCGGCCGCACCGGGTGACTCAAATGATAACTTTCTCTTACGCAGTGCATATGCTGCTCGGCAGCGGGGCTGCCCATCTGCACGACACTACATTTGCATGCACCTTCACGCATCAGCACAGTCGAGCATACACGTACACAATTGGCGCGAactgccccccccttcccgGGGAGGGATATTCCTCAACTGTTCGCTGAGTGCATATAAAGGTATGAATCGATCGCGGGGGGGGTGATCCTGCTCATGGGGCACTTCCTATCTGTGTACATCTGGGCATTTCTcatcagaaaaaaagaagccatgggaaaaaaaaaatgccgtcgaaaaaaaaagccacggaaaaaagaagcagcggaaaaaaaatgctgtcgaaaaaaaaaacctacgGAGAAATTTCCACACCGCGTATGCCCCCAAGTGAAcccattttcccctttcacgTAAAAACTATACCAACGTGCAATAAACCACCAGACAAGTTTCCCCTTTCCTGTTCGTTTTACTTAAGACCAAGTgaccccccttccccccaaaggggcCCTCTCATCAGAACCTCGCGCAAGTGGGCACCTCCATCTGTTCAGCTTTCTGCTGCCATCAAGCGAGATTGcaccttttgcattttccctGCGTTTCCCTCTTTCCACCCGCCATTCGGCACAAAgtgtacgttttttttttcatttacgtGTAGCAGATTTGGCATCTTGGCAGCACACATCGCTGCAGCGGAGCTGCTGTTTTTACCTACTCCCCCCGCAGAACGACACACATGTGTAGCTCGCCCGGATAGCCCCCTCTACTTCTCCCTGTAGTGCACCACATAGTAGGAGGTAGAGGTGCAAAGGGGGTCCCCTCTCTAAGTAACTGCATACATTACAATCAATAATGTgaaggagttttttttttttttttttcggaggcgaaaggaagaaagcCTGTTCCACGCGCGTTTTTGGCCTACACACAGGGGTGAAAAAGGGTTGCTCCACCCGTTCGGAAGAGAAGTGAAGCTCAGATCGGTGCGCGTAGTGAGGTGTGTTGCCACTCGCTTGTCCGTTGCGTAAGCTCCTTTGCTCGTTTTTCCGCTCCTACTCCTGCCGCTCCCACTcctgccgctttccccccagATGATTCTGGCGAAACGGTGCAAGCCGGGGGCGCTGCGGAACTACTGCAGCGTGTGGGTGGGGTACAACCGAAATGTGCAGCAGGTGGGGAACCTGAAGAACAGCCTGAACTACCTGTTCAAGCCAAGGAGCATCGGGGTGATCGGGGCGACGGAGAGGCCGGGGTCCGTAGGAAACTCCATTGTGAAGAACCTAATGAAAGGAGACGAAACGTACAGGTTATATTTCGTCAACAGCAAGGGAGGGAAGGTATATAACCGTGAGAGCTACAAAACGGTTGGAGATATTCCCGAGGAACAAATTGACTTGGCAGTGATAGCAGTGCCAAGGGACCACGTCCTAGGAGTGATGAAAGAtttgaaaagcaaaaatgtaaaagggGTAGTAATCGTAACAGCTGGGTTTAAGGAAACGGGTTCTGAAGGAACAAAGCTAGAGCAGCAAATAATAGATGTAGCGAAAAATAATGGGATCAGAATTATAGGCCCCAACTGTTTAGGCATTATTCACTCGTACCATAATATGAATGCTTCCTTTGCAGACAATCAAATACTTAAGGGGAATTTCTCTTTGCTCTCCCAGAGTGGAGCCATCTGTTCAGCTGCCCTAGACCTCTCTCTACAACACAACATCGGTTTTTCTCACTTCATTTCTGTGGGTTCTATGTGCgatgtgcaattttttgagtTAGTAGAGTACCTCTTCTACGACGAAAATACCAAGTATATCCTTCTGTATGTAGAATCCATTGGGGACATGAACAAGTTTGTGGCCGTTTGCAAGAAGGTGTGCCTATACAAGCCCATCATCCTTTTGAAGAGCGGAAAAACAGCCAAAGCGGCAGAGGCAGCCATTTCGCACACGGGTTCTATGGTAGGAAATTACGAAATATTCTATGCATCTATGAGGAAGTTAGGGGTTCTAGTGGTAGATAATTTTGAAGAGCTTTTTAACATGTGTAAAATACTTAACCTTTCTAGCTACCCAGAGACGAATGAAGTCTGCGTTGTGACCAATGCGGGGGGGCCGGGGGTCCTCCTAGTAGATaacattgtaaaaaatgaggggaaTCTCTCCAACCTTAatgaaaatttgaagaagaagctagATGCGTTTTTGCCCCCATCGTGGAGTAGGTCCAACCCAGTGGACATCCTCGGAGAtgcctcccccctgttgtataaaaaaacgaTCGAAGCGTTGCTAACAGATGAGCAGTTTAAGAACATCATAATATTGTTATCCCCTCAAAGCGTTACGGACCCGTTGAACACCGCAAAGGAGATCATCAGAGTGAAGGAGGATGTAACCAAGCAGGGGAGACTCATCCTGTGTAACTACCTCGGGGGGGTATCCCTAGAAGAATCTACCAACCTTCTAAATAAGAACAACATCCCCACATTCGTCCACCCGGAGCACTCAGCACAGAATTTGCTAAAGCTGTACCGAAATATGATGCACATTCAGAACCTGTATGAGGAAATCCCCAGCTTCTTTGCAGATGCAGAGCAGAACTACTACGTGAATGGGCTCATTTGTAAACACTTTGGGGGCGCAGCGAAAGGGGGCTACCCAAAAATggcagaagaggaaggaggcACTAAACAGCTGAGCAGCAATAACACCCCAGAAGGTGTAATCCTAAACgcgctgcaaaaaaaaaactacattcTAAACGAATTCGACTCGAAGCGAATCCTTCAGAGCTACGGCATTGCGACAGTCCCGACGGAAATCTTTCACACTTTGGAAGAAATAGAACAGAACGCGGCAAGAATTACCTTCCCGTGCGCCATGAAAATCCACTCAGACACCATTACGCATAAGAAGGACATCGGCGGAGTCATCCTGAACATAAACAGCAGGGAGGAACTCACCCAGGCGTATAAATCCATTCAAgagggtgtaaaaaaatacaacttAGAAAGCGAATTCAAAGGAGTTACCATCCAGCGTATGATCAACACTAACGACGGAATTGAGCTAATTCTAGGGTACTACTTCGATGCGAATTTCGGACCCGTTTTGCTGTTCGGCTCAGGGGGTTCCTACGTGGAAATATTCAAAGACAACGTCCTGCTGATCCCCCCACTCAGTTATTCCTACACACACCACATGATGAAGGAGACCAAAATTTACCAGGCCTTGTTGGGAAAATCCTCCAGGTTCAAACAGGGGGATATCCCTAAGCTCATCAGCAAGATTATCAATTTTTCGGACCTTGTTTTGGACCTTCTTCCCTACATTAACGAGTGTGACATAAATCCGCTGTTCGTTTCGGGCAGCGAGATCCTCGCTCTGGACGCCAGATTCACTCTCCGTAGAGGTGTTACCCCGGAGTCGTTTCACTCGG carries:
- a CDS encoding 41-2 protein antigen precursor, putative (encoded by transcript PVX_084655A); protein product: MERGKNPMEAELNRAPQEVSLSAFSLLFSEIVQYCLWKSKRGYRIEDSLHEMGLRVGYKLNEYLPYKNKTKRCVNIISILTFLSKHLWKYLFQHSSDLLKSQDSIYEYMLCDKNILLNRFISVPKDYGNINCASFAAGIVEGMLCSAEFQAEVTAHTVYEDEKNFNTTIFIKFYPEVVNRERGEK
- a CDS encoding acetyl CoA synthetase, putative (encoded by transcript PVX_084660A), with translation MILAKRCKPGALRNYCSVWVGYNRNVQQVGNLKNSLNYLFKPRSIGVIGATERPGSVGNSIVKNLMKGDETYRLYFVNSKGGKVYNRESYKTVGDIPEEQIDLAVIAVPRDHVLGVMKDLKSKNVKGVVIVTAGFKETGSEGTKLEQQIIDVAKNNGIRIIGPNCLGIIHSYHNMNASFADNQILKGNFSLLSQSGAICSAALDLSLQHNIGFSHFISVGSMCDVQFFELVEYLFYDENTKYILLYVESIGDMNKFVAVCKKVCLYKPIILLKSGKTAKAAEAAISHTGSMVGNYEIFYASMRKLGVLVVDNFEELFNMCKILNLSSYPETNEVCVVTNAGGPGVLLVDNIVKNEGNLSNLNENLKKKLDAFLPPSWSRSNPVDILGDASPLLYKKTIEALLTDEQFKNIIILLSPQSVTDPLNTAKEIIRVKEDVTKQGRLILCNYLGGVSLEESTNLLNKNNIPTFVHPEHSAQNLLKLYRNMMHIQNLYEEIPSFFADAEQNYYVNGLICKHFGGAAKGGYPKMAEEEGGTKQLSSNNTPEGVILNALQKKNYILNEFDSKRILQSYGIATVPTEIFHTLEEIEQNAARITFPCAMKIHSDTITHKKDIGGVILNINSREELTQAYKSIQEGVKKYNLESEFKGVTIQRMINTNDGIELILGYYFDANFGPVLLFGSGGSYVEIFKDNVLLIPPLSYSYTHHMMKETKIYQALLGKSSRFKQGDIPKLISKIINFSDLVLDLLPYINECDINPLFVSGSEILALDARFTLRRGVTPESFHSARRDPLYSAFARKYPVEMVFFDGVTGEKRRENTHQENTQQAEKQMEGELPPRGEAPQPQLMASLTRSIHPYDVKLMHAFLQKNARELHHSAFFFTSEESIKTKLFAYELCNADYDLYNVILHMRNGQVAGLIKTEKRQHCNHCYVYAADAPTFTHLIQKLHVFSSSQHCTGTFVYLKKDSPFAEQLTALSYAVDHEQGDVLCYAVKQLSG